The Breoghania sp. L-A4 sequence GACGAATTCGCCTTCCACACGCAGCTCAGGCCGGGCGAGGACGAGAGCGCGATCACCGAGGACCGGGCGCGGACCATGTTCCTGCAGGCGATGTTCGGCGAGGACGAAGCCGGGGTGCCGGACAGATTCGCGGTGGAGGTGCTGTCGCATGGCTGCTGGACGGCGGGGCACGCGCTGGTGGCCGACGGATTCCAGCGCGGCCGGGTGCTGCTGGGCGGCGACGCGGCGCATCTGTTCACGCCCGCGGGCGGACTCGGCTACAACACCGCGATCGAGGATGCCGTCAACCTGGGCTGGAAGCTGGCCGCCGTGATCAAGGGCCGCTCCGCGCCGGCGCTGCTGGACACCTACGAGCTGGAACGCCGCCCGGTGGCGATCCGCAACACCGGCTACGCGCGCGGCTTCGCCGAATCGATGGGCAATTTCCATCCCGCGCCTGCGCTGGAAACAGCGACACCTGAGGGCGAAACGGCGCGGCGGGGAGCGGCCGACCATTTCAACGCCCATGTGCGGCGCGAATTCAACATTCCCGGCGTCACCTTCGGCGCGCGCTACGACGGCTCGCCGATCATCGTCTCCGACGGCACCGCGCCGCCGCCCGACAGCGCCAACACCTACACCCCCACCGCGTGTCCCGGCGGCCGCGCGCCGCACCTGTGGCTCGACGACGGCACGTCGCTGTTCGACACCTTCGGCTTCGAATGGACGCTGTTGCGGCTGGGGCCCGGCGCGCCGGACGCGGACGGTTTTGCACAGGCCGCACAGGCCGCGGGCCTGGCGCTCAAAATCGTCTCCGTGGACAGTGCGGAGGCCCGCGCGCTGTATGAGGCGGATCTGGCGCTCATCCGTCCCGACCAGATCGTCGCCTGGCGCGGCTTGGACGACCGCGACGCCGCGGCCGTGCTGCGGCAGGCCGCCGCCATGCCCTGACATCGGACGGGAAACGCTGATTGGAAACCGTTTGGAGAAGCGGTTTCAATTAATAATACAATTGGAATGCGGCCTGCGACGACGTAGGATCGCGGCGCGGAGAAACAACTAGAGCGCTTCGTTGTTAAATTGAACCATTCTGCGGAGATGAATTTTGTCGAGGATCAAGAGGGTCGTCGAAGGCCCTATCGCGGATAGGGCCGAGACGAACGTTGCCGATAATCGGGAAAATTCATCCCGCCCAGTGGGTTGGTCCAAACCGGCCGCCCGCCGCGTCGACAGCCTCCGCCGTAGCACAGGCTACGCCGTTCGCCCGTCTCCTCGCGGATCGATCCCGTTTGGACCAACAGAATTGATTCTATTTAACAACGAAGCGCTCTAGCGCCCCGGGGAGAACACCATGACAACGAACGGCGACGGAAAGAAACTGCTGCGCTCGCAGGCCTGGTTCGACAACCCGGACAACCCCGGCATGACCGCGCTCTATCTGGAGCGCTATCTGAACTTCGGCATCACCCGCGAGGAGCTGCAGTCCGGCAAACCGATCATCGGCATCGCCCAGACCGGCTCCGACCTCAGCCCGTGCAACCGGCATCACATCGAACTGGCCAAGCGGGTACGCGACGGTATCGTCTCATCCGGCGGCATCTGCTTCGAGTTTCCCGTGCATCCGATCCAGGAAACCGGCAAGCGGCCGACCGCGACGCTCGACCGCAACCTCGCCTATCTCGGGCTCGTCGAGCTGCTCTACGGCTATCCGATCGACGGCGTGGTGCTGACCATCGGCTGCGACAAGACCACCCCGCCTGCCTGATGGCCGCGGCAACCGTGAACATTCCCGCGATCGCGCTGTCCGTGGGCCCGATGCTCAACGGCTGGCATCGCGGCGAGCGCACCGGTTCGGGCACCATCGTGTGGAAGGCGCGCGAGCTGCTCGCCGCCGGCGAGATCGACATCGTCGGCTACACCGATCTGGTCGCCTCTTCGGCGCCCTCGGTGGGCTTCTGCAACACCATGGGCACGGCCACGACGATGAACTCTCTGGCCGAGGCCCTGGGCATGCAACTGCCCGGCTCCGCCGCGATCCCCGCGCCCTACCGCGAGCGCGGCCAGATGGCCTATCGCACCGGCAAGCGCATCGTCGACATGGTGCACGAGGACCTGCGGCCGTCCAAAATCATGACGCGGAAGGCCTTTGAGAACGCCATCGTGGTCAACTCCGCCATCGGCGGCTCGACCAACGCGCCGATCCACCTCAACGCCATCGCGCGGCATCTGGGCGTCGAGCTCAACAACGACGACTGGCAGACCCTCGGCCACAAGGTGCCGCTGCTGGTCAACCTGCAGCCGGCGGGCGAGTATCTGGGCGAGGATTATCACCACGCGGGCGGCGTGCCCGCCGTGGTCGCCGAGCTGATGAAGAAGAACATGCTGCCGCATCCGGACGCGCTCACCGTCAACGGCAAGCCGATCGGCGACAACTGCCGCGACACGGAGAACCTCGACGAGAAGGTGATCCGCCCCATCGACAACCCGCTGATGCAGGATGCCGGCTTCATCAATCTCTCCGGCAATCTGTTCGACAGCGCGATCATGAAGACCTCGGTGATCTCGCCGGAATTCCGCAAGCGCTATCTCTCCAATCCCGACGACCCGGAGGCCTTTGAGGGCAACGCGGTGGTCTTCGAGGGGCCGGAGGATTATCACGAGCGCATCGAGGATCCGGATCTCGGCGTCGACGAGCATTCCTT is a genomic window containing:
- a CDS encoding FAD-dependent oxidoreductase; this translates as MQHTAIPGTCDVIIAGGGPCGLMLANELGRRGVSAVLVDRKPGTAFNPQANATQARTMEHYRRLGFADEIRALGLPADYPTDIAYFTRHTAYELARFQLPPAAKAGDVARQGSGSWSTSELPHRVSQKFVEKVLRDKAEALDGISVNYGWRLCGFDESDDGVVAEIERVSDGARHTVTGAYLVGADGPRSPVRQALGFDYAGETGVARDFMGGRMLAVYVKAPGFYDAVPHARAWMYCTFNENRRSFMASVNGRDEFAFHTQLRPGEDESAITEDRARTMFLQAMFGEDEAGVPDRFAVEVLSHGCWTAGHALVADGFQRGRVLLGGDAAHLFTPAGGLGYNTAIEDAVNLGWKLAAVIKGRSAPALLDTYELERRPVAIRNTGYARGFAESMGNFHPAPALETATPEGETARRGAADHFNAHVRREFNIPGVTFGARYDGSPIIVSDGTAPPPDSANTYTPTACPGGRAPHLWLDDGTSLFDTFGFEWTLLRLGPGAPDADGFAQAAQAAGLALKIVSVDSAEARALYEADLALIRPDQIVAWRGLDDRDAAAVLRQAAAMP